From Rhodothermales bacterium, a single genomic window includes:
- a CDS encoding glycosyltransferase family 4 protein encodes MRLALLTDGLYPYEIGGMQKHTYYLAKHLARAGARVDLYHVRPLDAPAVDEASLFTPDEWANLRLISVDRAPARRFPGHYVWESLQSSIALWEALKGRLDVNFIYAQGFAGWETIRQKRRGAAVPPVGVNFHGFEMWQKPASLHARLEQWLLRPFVRWNVEHADVALLLGRSLATVFAKTGVVPRHLVESPNGVTADWLFAGTRPEEHPLPRPARAFVRFVFIGRYERRKGIEELHQVIAKLAPDHAFHIDFVGPIPPALQLRSTHATYHGPVRDEEVMRGILREADVLICPSYAEGMPTVILEAMASGLAVIATDVGAVGDLVGPETGWMIPPGDTDALARTLVEVLNAPAAIEAKRRTGQERIRQSYLWNTVAHDTLRNIKATLT; translated from the coding sequence ATGCGCCTCGCCCTGCTCACCGATGGCCTGTATCCCTACGAAATCGGGGGGATGCAAAAACACACGTATTACCTGGCGAAGCACCTGGCCCGCGCCGGCGCTCGGGTGGACCTGTACCACGTCCGCCCGCTGGATGCGCCGGCCGTGGACGAAGCCTCGCTGTTTACGCCGGACGAGTGGGCCAACCTGCGGTTAATCAGCGTCGACCGAGCGCCGGCGCGGCGGTTTCCGGGGCACTACGTGTGGGAATCGCTCCAGTCCTCCATCGCCCTCTGGGAGGCGCTGAAGGGGCGGCTGGATGTCAATTTTATCTACGCGCAGGGGTTCGCCGGCTGGGAAACCATCCGCCAGAAACGCCGCGGCGCGGCCGTCCCGCCCGTCGGCGTCAACTTCCATGGGTTCGAGATGTGGCAGAAGCCGGCATCGCTCCACGCCCGGCTGGAGCAGTGGCTCCTGCGGCCGTTCGTCCGCTGGAATGTCGAACACGCCGATGTGGCGCTGTTGCTGGGACGCAGCCTGGCGACGGTGTTCGCGAAGACGGGCGTCGTGCCCCGCCACCTCGTCGAATCCCCGAATGGGGTCACGGCCGACTGGCTCTTCGCCGGCACGCGACCCGAGGAACACCCTCTACCTCGCCCCGCGCGGGCGTTCGTCCGCTTCGTCTTCATCGGCCGTTACGAGCGGCGTAAAGGGATCGAGGAATTGCACCAGGTGATCGCGAAGCTGGCGCCCGATCATGCCTTCCACATCGACTTCGTCGGGCCCATTCCGCCGGCTCTCCAGCTCCGATCTACCCATGCCACCTATCACGGACCGGTGCGCGATGAGGAGGTGATGCGGGGGATTCTTCGGGAAGCGGACGTCCTCATCTGCCCCAGCTATGCCGAGGGGATGCCAACGGTGATCCTGGAAGCGATGGCTTCCGGTCTCGCTGTCATCGCCACGGACGTTGGCGCCGTGGGCGACCTCGTTGGCCCCGAAACGGGGTGGATGATCCCGCCCGGCGACACGGACGCCCTCGCGCGGACGCTCGTCGAGGTGCTGAACGCGCCGGCCGCCATCGAAGCGAAGCGCCGCACAGGCCAGGAGCGCATCCGGCAATCCTATCTCTGGAACACTGTCGCGCACGACACCCTGCGCAACATCAAGGCCACACTCACATGA
- a CDS encoding glycosyltransferase family 4 protein, whose product MTSSVLNRPPMRPLHPSPGVIRIAVLFSELSGYVRACLAALRARHGAEVLVIHWPVADEAPFAEADGWADAVYSKRGRTPAELLALLEVFAPKGILMSGWIDRDYLQLARHYRQRGVPVIAGTDTPWRGTIRQRAATLAAPRMLHSAIDTLWVAGDRQRDFARRLGFAGERCLSGFYACDWDRFATAYARRDPAAPPAFLFVGRYHPDKGLDDLLSAYARYRADAADPWPLVCAGAGPLKLHLASVPGVVDLGFVQPDDLPELMARAAAFVLPSRHEPWGVAIQEAAATGLPLLCSTACGATTSLLQDGYNGFLVEPGVPEQLAGQLSRLAALTAAERQSMGDRSHDLSRQFTPDRWADTLVRGIAALRTTP is encoded by the coding sequence ATGACCTCCTCTGTCCTCAACCGCCCTCCGATGCGGCCCCTGCACCCTTCGCCGGGGGTCATCCGCATCGCGGTGTTGTTCTCCGAGCTATCGGGCTACGTGCGGGCGTGCCTCGCGGCGCTCCGTGCGCGCCACGGCGCCGAGGTGCTGGTGATCCATTGGCCCGTGGCGGACGAGGCGCCGTTCGCTGAAGCGGATGGCTGGGCCGACGCCGTCTATTCCAAACGCGGCCGCACGCCGGCCGAGCTGCTCGCCCTGCTGGAGGTGTTCGCGCCGAAAGGCATCCTCATGTCCGGCTGGATCGACCGCGACTACCTGCAACTCGCCCGCCACTACCGGCAACGCGGCGTGCCGGTCATCGCCGGCACCGACACACCCTGGCGCGGCACAATCCGCCAGCGCGCCGCCACCCTGGCCGCGCCCCGGATGCTGCACAGCGCCATCGATACCCTGTGGGTCGCCGGCGACCGCCAGCGCGACTTCGCCCGACGCCTCGGGTTCGCGGGCGAGCGCTGCCTGAGCGGGTTTTACGCGTGTGACTGGGACCGCTTCGCCACCGCGTATGCCCGGCGCGACCCCGCCGCCCCGCCGGCATTCCTGTTCGTGGGCCGCTACCACCCCGACAAGGGCCTGGACGACCTGCTCTCCGCCTACGCTCGGTACCGCGCGGACGCCGCCGATCCCTGGCCGCTTGTCTGCGCCGGCGCCGGGCCGCTCAAGCTGCACCTCGCGAGCGTGCCGGGGGTGGTGGACCTCGGGTTCGTCCAGCCGGACGATCTCCCAGAACTCATGGCCCGCGCCGCCGCCTTTGTCCTCCCCAGCCGGCACGAGCCCTGGGGCGTGGCCATCCAGGAAGCCGCCGCCACCGGCCTGCCCCTCCTCTGCTCCACCGCCTGCGGCGCCACGACGAGCCTGCTGCAGGACGGCTACAACGGATTTTTGGTCGAGCCCGGCGTTCCCGAGCAGCTCGCCGGCCAGCTGAGTCGCCTCGCGGCGCTCACCGCCGCCGAGCGCCAGTCGATGGGCGACCGCAGCCACGACCTCTCCCGGCAGTTCACGCCCGACCGGTGGGCGGATACGCTCGTCCGGGGCATCGCCGCGTTGCGGACCACGCCATGA